A window from Solea senegalensis isolate Sse05_10M linkage group LG15, IFAPA_SoseM_1, whole genome shotgun sequence encodes these proteins:
- the pik3ap1 gene encoding phosphoinositide 3-kinase adapter protein 1 isoform X1 — MEESVSNTESADSKCLSEHELLILHTAEAQEWATYLQQILKSSLKFRKRSILLYALDPAHQLHGYDFDNFQSCKCIVLLLTGAFLDKLYEPDLQGALHTLLFPPHRVVALLCGISEDDVPTESFNGWQSWRKVCADDEPAIYLTTILESIADSKRLKAEHESKVAPELHVPAPTENPTNDKTEEVVTELQKQTVQNDEDPVSTWNSASEESSHLTCLTVQPNKVLCGEQETLFIIFKQKIDRQLIPEVEFSSESGTTKRFPGTVENEYTLSVAAPDMPAGVVSLTMYTDRSCVSLKPVRYYTSMVEVSRLIENATDPVNFICQAFNFTSNMTESVDNTLTDSFKSRMPETGLHLFGIRQLEENNMGAYQRDVELPTLLHFAAKYGLKKLTTILLRCPGALQAYSVMNKYGDYPNKLAEKSGFLDLRQYMDEFVETADMLRSHFEDTENSEEVYEPMSTASQDIMMKYSGCSEDIYESMLAMNPECAEDLYEVMNAVDEYPEEALLRTFFKAKPHCSQLQDNSEQPKGQEKEKDEEEEEDPYNIFLEDIYDIVDTNSTYNPGIQNRPPAPIPRHEGGPDPEPEPEPEPKTTFTYISRVFSEKSTSQHATMATGYPAVRPVVDIPASVHDPYAGMKTPGQRQLISLQERVKVGEITVNEAVQEFKAWQFDHEGRAHSIRYQQENLKKLRDSITRRHKEREKTGKELDYEISAPLQRNSSATFECAVYESGPRVVAQPPPVTHPIQRGAWKTGSTSSTSSTESNRLSTHSAFSCSSGTEPDLEDTLENVPPLPPPPRHLRQSDATAIIPPPRIPPRIPDRVPDKALHERYIAFPTRALPQIPSNRPSGSVPPPPVPRRLR; from the exons ATGGAAGAATCTGTCTCAAATACTGAATCAG CAGATTCCAAATGTCTTTCAGAACATGAACTTTTAATCCTGCACACAGCAGAGGCACAGGAATGGGCAACATATTTGCAGCAGATCTTGAAATCTTCTCTAAAATTCCGGAAAAGGTCTATTTTGCTGTACGCACTGGACCCAGCTCATCAGCTCCATGGATATGATTTTGACAACTTCCAAAGTTGTAAGTGCATTGTGCTGCTGCTCACGGGAGCGTTCCTGGACAAGCTCTACGAACCtgacctgcagggggcgctgcacACGCTCCTTTTCCCGCCACACAGAGTGGTGGCACTGCTGTGCGGCATCTCAGAGGACGACGTACCCACAGAGAGTTTCAACGGCTGGCAGAGCTGGAGAAAAGTCTGTGCTGATGATGAGCCTGCCATCTACCTCACCACCATTCTGGAGTCTATTGCTGACA gcaaACGACTCAAGGCTGAACATGAAAGCAAAGTTGCACCAGAGTTGCACGTCCCAGCCCCAACTGAAAATCCCACCAATGATAAAACAGAGGAAGTGGTGAcagagctgcaaaaacaaactgtccaaAATGATGAAGACCCCGTGAGCACGTGGAATTCAGCGAGTGAGGAATCTTCTCAcctcacctgtctcactgttCAACCAAACAAAGTTCTCTGCGGG GAACAGGAGACATTGttcatcattttcaaacagaAAATAGATCGTCAGTTAATACCAGAGGTGGAGTTTTCATCTGAAAGTGGAACTACAAAACGGTTTCCAGGCACCGTTGAGAATGAATACACTTTAAGTGTTGCTGCACCTG acATGCCTGCTGGAGTGGTCTCACTCACTATGTACACTGACCGTTCTTGTGTCAGCTTGAAGCCTGTTAGATATTATACCAGTATGGTTGAAGTCAGTCGGTTAATTGAGAATGCCACTGATCCTGTTAACTTCATCTGTCAG gcCTTCAACTTCACAAGCAATATGACAGAATCAGTAGACAACACATTAACTGACTCATTTAAATCCAGAATGCCTGAAACTGGTCTTCACTTGTTTGGAATCAGACAGCTTGAAGAAAACAATATGGGGGCAT atCAGCGTGATGTGGAGCTTCCCACACTGCTCCACTTTGCTGCCAAGTACGGCCTGAAAAAGCTGACCACCATTCTCCTCAGATGTCCCGGAGCTCTGCAGGCTTACAGTGTGATGAACAAGTATGGAGACTACCCAAACAAGCTGGCAGAAAAGAGCGGCTTCTTAGATCTCAGACAGTACATGGATGAATTTGTT GAGACGGCCGACATGCTCAGGTCTCACTTTGAGGACACTGAGAACAGTGAAGAGGTGTATGAACCCATGTCAACTGCATCTCAAGACATCATGATGAAGTACTCAGGTTGTTCAGAGGACATATATGAGTCAATGCTGGCAATGAACCCTGAATGTGCAGAGGACCTCT aTGAGGTGATGAATGCAGTTGATGAGTATCCCGAGGAAGCTCTTCTTAGGACATTTTTCAAAG CAAAACCTCACTGCAGTCAACTCCAGGACAACAGTGAGCAGCCAAAAggtcaagaaaaagaaaaggatgaggaagaagaggaggatccTTACAACATCTTCCTAGAGGATATCTATGATATTGTGGATACAAATAGTACATATAACCCAGGAATTCAGAATCGTCCACCAGCTCCAATCCCAAGACATGAAGGTGGGCCTGACCCTGAGCCggagcctgagcctgagccaAAAACAACTTTTACCTACATCTCTAGAG ttttttcaGAAAAAAGTACATCCCAGCATGCAACAATGGCAACTGGATATCCTGCAG TGCGGCCTGTCGTGGACATCCCAGCATCTGTTCATGATCCCTATGCTGGGATGAAGACCCCTGGACAGAGGCAGCTCATATCCCTTCAGGAGAGGGTGAAAGTGGGGGAAATAACTGTGAATGAAGCCGTCCAAGAGTTCAAGGCATGGCAATTTGACCATGAAGGGAGGGCACATTCCATACGCTATCAGCAG gaaaatctgaaaaaatTACGAGATAGCATCACAAGGCGCCACAAGGAGCGAGAGAAGACAGGAAAGGAGCTTG ATTATGAGATAAGTGCTCCGCTGCAGAGGAACTCCAGTGCCACTTTCGAGTGTGCAGTGTATGAGTCAGGACCCAGAGTGGTGGCTCAGCCCCCTCCTGTCACTCATCCTATTCAGAGAGGAGCTTGGAAGACAGGTAGCACATCCAGCACATCCA GTACTGAAAGCAACAGACTTAGCACTCACAGTGccttcagctgcagcagtggcACAGAGCCTGATCTAGAG GACACATTAGAAAATGTTCCACCtcttccaccaccaccacggcATTTGCGGCAATCTGATGCTACAGCCATCATTCCTCCACCCAGGATTCCTCCACGAATCCCAGACAG
- the pik3ap1 gene encoding phosphoinositide 3-kinase adapter protein 1 isoform X2: MEESVSNTESADSKCLSEHELLILHTAEAQEWATYLQQILKSSLKFRKRSILLYALDPAHQLHGYDFDNFQSCKCIVLLLTGAFLDKLYEPDLQGALHTLLFPPHRVVALLCGISEDDVPTESFNGWQSWRKVCADDEPAIYLTTILESIADSKRLKAEHESKVAPELHVPAPTENPTNDKTEEVVTELQKQTVQNDEDPVSTWNSASEESSHLTCLTVQPNKVLCGEQETLFIIFKQKIDRQLIPEVEFSSESGTTKRFPGTVENEYTLSVAAPDMPAGVVSLTMYTDRSCVSLKPVRYYTSMVEVSRLIENATDPVNFICQAFNFTSNMTESVDNTLTDSFKSRMPETGLHLFGIRQLEENNMGAYQRDVELPTLLHFAAKYGLKKLTTILLRCPGALQAYSVMNKYGDYPNKLAEKSGFLDLRQYMDEFVETADMLRSHFEDTENSEEVYEPMSTASQDIMMKYSGCSEDIYESMLAMNPECAEDLYEVMNAVDEYPEEALLRTFFKAKPHCSQLQDNSEQPKGQEKEKDEEEEEDPYNIFLEDIYDIVDTNSTYNPGIQNRPPAPIPRHEGGPDPEPEPEPEPKTTFTYISRVFSEKSTSQHATMATGYPAVRPVVDIPASVHDPYAGMKTPGQRQLISLQERVKVGEITVNEAVQEFKAWQFDHEGRAHSIRYQQENLKKLRDSITRRHKEREKTGKELDYEISAPLQRNSSATFECAVYESGPRVVAQPPPVTHPIQRGAWKTGSTSSTSSTESNRLSTHSAFSCSSGTEPDLENCRTILGKWKHLGAGFARLW; this comes from the exons ATGGAAGAATCTGTCTCAAATACTGAATCAG CAGATTCCAAATGTCTTTCAGAACATGAACTTTTAATCCTGCACACAGCAGAGGCACAGGAATGGGCAACATATTTGCAGCAGATCTTGAAATCTTCTCTAAAATTCCGGAAAAGGTCTATTTTGCTGTACGCACTGGACCCAGCTCATCAGCTCCATGGATATGATTTTGACAACTTCCAAAGTTGTAAGTGCATTGTGCTGCTGCTCACGGGAGCGTTCCTGGACAAGCTCTACGAACCtgacctgcagggggcgctgcacACGCTCCTTTTCCCGCCACACAGAGTGGTGGCACTGCTGTGCGGCATCTCAGAGGACGACGTACCCACAGAGAGTTTCAACGGCTGGCAGAGCTGGAGAAAAGTCTGTGCTGATGATGAGCCTGCCATCTACCTCACCACCATTCTGGAGTCTATTGCTGACA gcaaACGACTCAAGGCTGAACATGAAAGCAAAGTTGCACCAGAGTTGCACGTCCCAGCCCCAACTGAAAATCCCACCAATGATAAAACAGAGGAAGTGGTGAcagagctgcaaaaacaaactgtccaaAATGATGAAGACCCCGTGAGCACGTGGAATTCAGCGAGTGAGGAATCTTCTCAcctcacctgtctcactgttCAACCAAACAAAGTTCTCTGCGGG GAACAGGAGACATTGttcatcattttcaaacagaAAATAGATCGTCAGTTAATACCAGAGGTGGAGTTTTCATCTGAAAGTGGAACTACAAAACGGTTTCCAGGCACCGTTGAGAATGAATACACTTTAAGTGTTGCTGCACCTG acATGCCTGCTGGAGTGGTCTCACTCACTATGTACACTGACCGTTCTTGTGTCAGCTTGAAGCCTGTTAGATATTATACCAGTATGGTTGAAGTCAGTCGGTTAATTGAGAATGCCACTGATCCTGTTAACTTCATCTGTCAG gcCTTCAACTTCACAAGCAATATGACAGAATCAGTAGACAACACATTAACTGACTCATTTAAATCCAGAATGCCTGAAACTGGTCTTCACTTGTTTGGAATCAGACAGCTTGAAGAAAACAATATGGGGGCAT atCAGCGTGATGTGGAGCTTCCCACACTGCTCCACTTTGCTGCCAAGTACGGCCTGAAAAAGCTGACCACCATTCTCCTCAGATGTCCCGGAGCTCTGCAGGCTTACAGTGTGATGAACAAGTATGGAGACTACCCAAACAAGCTGGCAGAAAAGAGCGGCTTCTTAGATCTCAGACAGTACATGGATGAATTTGTT GAGACGGCCGACATGCTCAGGTCTCACTTTGAGGACACTGAGAACAGTGAAGAGGTGTATGAACCCATGTCAACTGCATCTCAAGACATCATGATGAAGTACTCAGGTTGTTCAGAGGACATATATGAGTCAATGCTGGCAATGAACCCTGAATGTGCAGAGGACCTCT aTGAGGTGATGAATGCAGTTGATGAGTATCCCGAGGAAGCTCTTCTTAGGACATTTTTCAAAG CAAAACCTCACTGCAGTCAACTCCAGGACAACAGTGAGCAGCCAAAAggtcaagaaaaagaaaaggatgaggaagaagaggaggatccTTACAACATCTTCCTAGAGGATATCTATGATATTGTGGATACAAATAGTACATATAACCCAGGAATTCAGAATCGTCCACCAGCTCCAATCCCAAGACATGAAGGTGGGCCTGACCCTGAGCCggagcctgagcctgagccaAAAACAACTTTTACCTACATCTCTAGAG ttttttcaGAAAAAAGTACATCCCAGCATGCAACAATGGCAACTGGATATCCTGCAG TGCGGCCTGTCGTGGACATCCCAGCATCTGTTCATGATCCCTATGCTGGGATGAAGACCCCTGGACAGAGGCAGCTCATATCCCTTCAGGAGAGGGTGAAAGTGGGGGAAATAACTGTGAATGAAGCCGTCCAAGAGTTCAAGGCATGGCAATTTGACCATGAAGGGAGGGCACATTCCATACGCTATCAGCAG gaaaatctgaaaaaatTACGAGATAGCATCACAAGGCGCCACAAGGAGCGAGAGAAGACAGGAAAGGAGCTTG ATTATGAGATAAGTGCTCCGCTGCAGAGGAACTCCAGTGCCACTTTCGAGTGTGCAGTGTATGAGTCAGGACCCAGAGTGGTGGCTCAGCCCCCTCCTGTCACTCATCCTATTCAGAGAGGAGCTTGGAAGACAGGTAGCACATCCAGCACATCCA GTACTGAAAGCAACAGACTTAGCACTCACAGTGccttcagctgcagcagtggcACAGAGCCTGATCTAGAG aATTGCAGGACCATCCTAGGGAAATGGAAACACCTTGGTGCAGGATTTGCCAGGCTGTGGTGA